GTCAACGCTGCGGCCAGAATAAAGGGCCCGACAAATAATCCAATGTAGAAATGCAGACGGGTAATCAATGCCAGTAAAGCAGCTGCCTGACTGACCTGAGAACGATTGATAGATGACATCTGATTTACCTGTATCAACCCACGTTACGACGGTAACAGCAGGACAGGACGATGATCACAGGCTGCCAGTACAGCCTGCCGCCGAGTTTAGAACCTGTTAACGATCTCGCGAGCGATAGCCAGTCAGAGCGAAAAGCGCTGAGGAAGCGACGTTTACTGGTGGTAAATGAGCATCCCTAAAGGCTGTTCAACGCCGTGTGACTGACACGCCGCAGATCGTAAGCACGTTCTCAGATGGAGAACCCGGCAGCAGGCGGCGCACGGGAATTAGCATGGGAATAGCAGCGACAGGAAGGTGGCTGCCAGCATGACGGACACTCTGGCGCGACGACTGCACCGCGCACAGCACCGGCAAACGGCAGCTCATCCAGCAAGCCGGAGAGATGTGCCAGCAACGTACAGTAGCCACATGCATCATGCACACCGGTCACCGGTGTATCTGCATGCGTGTGCCGCTGCTCTGCACCAGACACTGCAGCGACGTGACACAGGGCCGTATCTGCAAACCCGGCCGCAGAATAGGAAGCGGCATTGAGCTGAGCGCCAACCGGTGCCAGATACAACATCAACATCGACAACAACGCTAACCAGGCGGGAGCCCGGCGCATGTGGCGATGCTGATTGAAGGTTGTCTGATACATGGGTGCTCTCAGAAATGCAGGCGCGCATTCTAGCGACAGCCTCTGTGAAAAGGCAGCGTGAAGTGCCGTTCCGGGGTGCGACAAAACAGCGCAGGTGCCTCAGGCAGCGGGTCTGCATAAATCGCGCTCATCACCAATGTGGAAAGAATGAGCACAATTGAGTAAAGACTTTGTCAGGCCAGCCGATACAGCGGGCATCCCCATATCCAGACCAGAGAGGTAGGGAAATGAAAATCGGTAACTATCAGGACACCGGTGGCCAGGTAAGCTATTCCAATAGCCAAAAAACTACCGGAAACACTTCCAGCAACAACGCCTCATCCAGCGCAACCGACAGTACCGAAGATAGCTCAGGTAGCCAGAGCAGCACTGCACTGGGCAGCGGGTTCAGCGTCTCCGACACCATGGAAGAAAACCAGAACCAGATTAACCAGAAGCTGATGGAGGCGGTGTCCACCTTCCAAAGCTCGCTCAAAGACAGCGATGGCGCCCTGGGCCTGGTCATGAAGACCGTCATGGACCGGGTCAGTGAAAGCCTCAACGAAGACGGCAGCAGCTCCGACAGTACAGACAGCAGCAGCCAGGCCGGCTCCACCAGCGGCCCCCAGAGTACCAACCCCTACAGCGACAGCCAGAAAGACTACTGGTCACCAGAAAATACCGCCAAGCGCATCGTTGCCTTCGGTACAGGTTTCTTTGGCCAGTATCTCGACCAGCACAGCGACAAGGATCTGGAGACCGCACTGTCTGACTTCAGTGCGCTGATCAGCGGCGGCATCGACAAAGGCTTCGATGATGCCAAGAAACTGCTCGATGGCATGGGAGTGCTGCAAGGTGATGTGTCAGACAATATCGATGCCACCTATGAGCTGGTTCAAAAAGGTCTGAAAGACTTCATCGACAATTACCCACGCCCCGACTCCAGTAGCTCGACGACCAGCAGCAGCTGATCCTGCACGAGCGACACATAAAAAAGGCGGGGCTTTAACGGCCCCGCCTTCGCTCACTGCTGAGCAAACCTCACATCACTATTAACGCTTAACCCGCTACGGCCACCGCCTCAGCCGTTTTCTGTTTGACCAGCATATAACCGATACCGGTAATCAGTGAGCCAATCACGATAGCGCCGATATACAGCATCACATGACTAATGGCATTGGGAATAAACAGCACGAAGATACCGCCGTGTGGCGCCATCAGCTGCGCATTGAAGATCATCGACAGGGCACCTGTCACTGCACCACCGACCATACAGCAGGGAATGACACGCAGTGGGTCTTTGGCCGCAAAGGGAATCGCACCTTCAGAAATAAAGCACAAGCCCAGCACGAATGACGCCTTACCGGCTTCCTGCTCCGCCAGCGTGAACTTGTTGCGCGCCAGGAAGGTGGCAATGCCCATGCCAATAGCGGGTACCATCCCGGATGCCATGACCGCGGCCATCGGCTCATATGTCTGACTGGCCAGCAGCCCGACACCGAAGGTATAGGCAGCCTTGTTGACCGGGCCACCCAGGTCAAAGCACATCATCGCGCCCAGAATAACCCCCAGCAGTACGGCATTGGCAGAGCCCATGCTTTTCAGGAACTCAGTCATGGTCGACATGATGGAAGCCACAGGGCCGCCCACCACATAGATCATCACTAGCCCGGTCAGCAGGGTCGACAACAGCGGGATAATCAGAATCGGCTTCAGGGCTTCGAGGTTTTTCGGTAGCTGCACCTTATCCACCAGGAATCTGGCGCTGTAACCGGCAATAAAGCCCGCCGCGATGCCGCCGAGGAAGCCCGCACCAATCGAGCTGGCCAGCATACCGCCAACCAGACCGGGCGCCAGACCCGGACGGTCAGCAATGGAATAGGCGATGTAGCCTGCCAGTACCGGAATCATCAGGGCGAAGGCAGAGCCACCACCGATTTTCATCAGCGCAGCGGCCAGTGTGCCTTCCTGCTTGAATGCCTCGATACCAAAAACGAATGACAGCGCAATGATCAGACCACCGGCTACTACCACCGGCAGCATGAAGGACACGCCCGTCATCAGGTGCTTGTAGGCACCTGTTTTTTCTTTCTTGAAGGTCTTTTTCACCTCGCCCTGAGCAGCGGCAGCGGATTCAACCTGCGCCTCTGCCTGCGCCAGCCGGATGACTTCCGCTGACTTCTTGAGCGCGTTACCGGTACTGGTGCGATAGATACGTTTACCGGCGAAGGGCGCGGTGTCCACTTCGATATCCACGGCCAGAATGACCAGATCTGCCCTGGCAATGTCTTCGTCGCTCAGAGTGTTCTTGGCGCCCACCGAACCACGTGTTTCCACCTTGACCTTGTGACCCTGACGGGTACCGGCGTCCTGCAGCGCTTCGGCTGCCATGAAGGTATGCGCCACACCGGTCGGACAGGCGGTCACAGCGATGATATTGAGACAATCGCTGGCAACCGCAGGGGTGGCAGCG
This genomic interval from Pokkaliibacter sp. MBI-7 contains the following:
- a CDS encoding PTS fructose-like transporter subunit IIB, with translation MKVLIVTQCPSGLTTSFMAATALKKAAAVLNWDATAEIHSSVQPAQMLTAAQIAAADLIAIAAEGVVDMARFAGKRAFRGSVTETLENPVEWLERANLNARVVEGAAVSAAAKISSAPVAIAATPAVASDCLNIIAVTACPTGVAHTFMAAEALQDAGTRQGHKVKVETRGSVGAKNTLSDEDIARADLVILAVDIEVDTAPFAGKRIYRTSTGNALKKSAEVIRLAQAEAQVESAAAAQGEVKKTFKKEKTGAYKHLMTGVSFMLPVVVAGGLIIALSFVFGIEAFKQEGTLAAALMKIGGGSAFALMIPVLAGYIAYSIADRPGLAPGLVGGMLASSIGAGFLGGIAAGFIAGYSARFLVDKVQLPKNLEALKPILIIPLLSTLLTGLVMIYVVGGPVASIMSTMTEFLKSMGSANAVLLGVILGAMMCFDLGGPVNKAAYTFGVGLLASQTYEPMAAVMASGMVPAIGMGIATFLARNKFTLAEQEAGKASFVLGLCFISEGAIPFAAKDPLRVIPCCMVGGAVTGALSMIFNAQLMAPHGGIFVLFIPNAISHVMLYIGAIVIGSLITGIGYMLVKQKTAEAVAVAG
- a CDS encoding DUF2946 domain-containing protein, with product MYQTTFNQHRHMRRAPAWLALLSMLMLYLAPVGAQLNAASYSAAGFADTALCHVAAVSGAEQRHTHADTPVTGVHDACGYCTLLAHLSGLLDELPFAGAVRGAVVAPECPSCWQPPSCRCYSHANSRAPPAAGFSI
- a CDS encoding DUF5610 domain-containing protein, which translates into the protein MKIGNYQDTGGQVSYSNSQKTTGNTSSNNASSSATDSTEDSSGSQSSTALGSGFSVSDTMEENQNQINQKLMEAVSTFQSSLKDSDGALGLVMKTVMDRVSESLNEDGSSSDSTDSSSQAGSTSGPQSTNPYSDSQKDYWSPENTAKRIVAFGTGFFGQYLDQHSDKDLETALSDFSALISGGIDKGFDDAKKLLDGMGVLQGDVSDNIDATYELVQKGLKDFIDNYPRPDSSSSTTSSS